The Prosthecobacter fusiformis sequence ACACGCGAGCAGATCCGCCATCAGGGATATGAGCTGCGGCTGGCCCCGGAGGTGATGGCGCAGTTTATCGAATCCCAAAGCATCGGCTGCTCCCACTACGATGCGTTTCGCTTTTTTACGCCGGAAGCCAAGCCGATGAATGTGCTGCAACCTGTGTTAGAAACACGTCTAGAGATGGAGCAAGGGGCCTGCCTGCATGCCAATATGGACCTGTATAAATGGGCGACGAAACTCTGGCCATGGATCGGCTCGGACCTGGTGGGCAAGGTCTTCGCCCTGGCCTGCGAAGGGCGCGACCTGGATATGCGAGCGAGCCCTTATGACCTGAGACATCTGGGGTATGAACCCGTCTGCATCGAGACGACGGAAGGAAGGCTGCGTTATGAGCAGGAGCAGCGGACGCTGGCTGAGAAAGCGGTGCCGCTGAGAGAGGAACTGAGGATGGCGGCGGGAAGGCTGGTCGCTTGACTTAGCCAGTGCTGGGTTATCGCTTCACCAAAAAGCGGGTACAAACACCGCCGCCGGCAACGACTTCCGGGAGTTGCTCGGCATGGCGGCCGCTGGCGATGATGCACTGGACACCACCGTTAACGGCGTCCTGCACGGCGCGGAGTTTTGAAATCATACCACCGGTACCCAGCTTGGTTTTTTCTTCCTGGGCATGATGGATGACCACATCCACATCATCCACAACGGGGATGGGGCCTTCTTCGGGCTTGGACATATCCCGCAGCAAGCCTGGGGCGCTGGTGAGTAGAATGAGCAGGTCTGCACTCCAAAGGCGGGCCACGCGGGAGGAGAGTTTGTCATTGTCGCCAAAACGGAGTTCCTCAATGGCGACGCTGTCGTTTTCATTGATGACGGGGACGACCTGGGGAAATTCCAGCAGGCGCTCCAGTGTGGTTTTCACACGGCGGGCGCGGTCGTAGTTTTCCAGATCTTCATGAGTGACCAGGAGCTGGGCCACATGGAGGTCGTAGTCTCGCAGCAAATTCTCATAGGCATGCATGAGGTGGGTTTGCCCCACGGCGGCCAATGCCTGGAGGGTGGTCATGTCCGTAGGACGCTCGGTCAGGTCCAGGGGTTTCAAGCCGGAAGCGACGGCCCCGCTGCTGACGACGACGACGCTGTGACCGGCACGTTTCAAAAGAGCAACGGCTTCCACGAGCTTGCGCAGTTGCACAGGGTCAGGCTCCGGAGCATTGAGCTTGGTCAAAATGCCGGTGCCAAATTTAAGGACAATACGCTGAGGAGCCGTCGTGGACATGGAAAGAGGGCGCGCAGTATGACGCAACCTCTTCGGCAGGCAATGGATGTTTTGCCTGATGACAGCATGTTGCACCCCCACCAGACAGGCGTATATGAATGGTCCGACCTTTCTCATGTTGACCACTTTTACCCCCGTCCTCGATGCTCTCCCGGCGCGCAAGTCGCCTCTGATGGAGAGGTTCTGGAGTTTGCTGGAAACGAAATCACCGTCCCAGATCGAGGCCATGGCCCGTGAGTCCCAAGCAGTTACGCGGCGTAATTTTGGCCGAACGATGCGGATGTTTGCCCCGCTGTATGTTTCGAATGAATGCGTGAACAACTGCTCCTACTGCGGTTTTTCCCGTGACAATACGGGCATCATGCGGGTGACGCTGACGGTGGACCAGGTGGTGAAAGAGGCGCGACACCTGACGGCGCAGGGGTTTCGCAATATTCTGCTTGTGGCAGGGGAGCATCCCCGTTTCGTGAGTGAAGGATACCTGGAGGAATGCATCCGGGCCATTCGGGATTTTGTGCCCACCATCGGCATTGAAGTCGGGCCGATGGAGGCTCCCGAATATGAACGCATGGTAAAGGCAGGCTGTGAAGGGCTGGTGGTTTATCATGAGACGT is a genomic window containing:
- the proB gene encoding glutamate 5-kinase, translated to MSTTAPQRIVLKFGTGILTKLNAPEPDPVQLRKLVEAVALLKRAGHSVVVVSSGAVASGLKPLDLTERPTDMTTLQALAAVGQTHLMHAYENLLRDYDLHVAQLLVTHEDLENYDRARRVKTTLERLLEFPQVVPVINENDSVAIEELRFGDNDKLSSRVARLWSADLLILLTSAPGLLRDMSKPEEGPIPVVDDVDVVIHHAQEEKTKLGTGGMISKLRAVQDAVNGGVQCIIASGRHAEQLPEVVAGGGVCTRFLVKR